A window of Lacibacter sediminis contains these coding sequences:
- a CDS encoding Nramp family divalent metal transporter, with protein MKLQHTETSLSEVNASVDTTKPVKGWRRILAYAGPAYLVSVGYMDPGNWATDLQGGAKFGYQLIWVLLMSNLMALLLQSLSARLGIVRRRDLAQANRETYPPLVNFCLYVLAEIAIAACDLAEVLGMALGIYLLTGLPLIYGVGITVFDTLLLLWLQNYGIRKLEAFIIALVVIIGSSFLIEIILAKPSLPEVAKGFIPTALNNQALYIAVGIIGATVMPHNLYLHSALVQTRKIGDDKASIRRALKFNFIDSTIALNAAFFVNAAILILAASVFFKTGNTEVAKIEDAYTLLSPLLGTKLAPILFAVALIAAGQSSTITGTLAGQIVMEGYLHIRINPLLRRLLTRLIAIIPAVAVILIYGEEKVDALLVFSQVVLSLQLGFAVIPLIHFVSDKQTMGEFAIKLWVKIAAWCIAAILVFLNVRLVVQEISAVYNEPGIGFWKIAIPVIALGFVWLFLTMTFLPLIKKQKRRDSAKLHSPVPSLNNLSVPEVNRIAVALDFSENDEKLIAYALHQGRKDAQYFLVHVVETAPARLLGEATDDEETRNDRQRLELYANTLQQQGYSVTASLGYNKRTSEIVRLVKENKADLLIMGAHRHKGLKDYVFGETIEAVRHELEIPVLIVNV; from the coding sequence ATGAAACTGCAGCATACCGAAACATCATTAAGCGAAGTAAATGCATCGGTTGATACCACTAAACCGGTGAAAGGCTGGCGCAGGATCCTTGCCTACGCAGGGCCTGCTTACCTGGTGAGTGTTGGTTATATGGATCCGGGTAACTGGGCAACTGATCTGCAGGGTGGTGCAAAGTTTGGCTACCAACTTATTTGGGTGCTGCTCATGAGCAATCTCATGGCCTTATTGTTACAAAGCTTAAGTGCAAGGTTGGGTATTGTTCGCAGAAGAGATCTTGCACAGGCAAACAGGGAGACCTATCCCCCACTCGTAAATTTTTGTTTGTATGTGCTGGCTGAAATTGCCATTGCTGCATGTGATCTTGCAGAAGTGTTGGGCATGGCCTTAGGTATATATCTGTTAACAGGTTTGCCGTTGATCTATGGTGTTGGTATTACCGTGTTCGATACATTGCTGTTGTTGTGGTTGCAGAACTATGGTATCCGTAAACTGGAAGCATTTATCATTGCGTTGGTGGTGATCATTGGCAGTTCTTTTTTAATTGAAATTATTCTTGCAAAACCTTCATTACCTGAAGTGGCAAAAGGATTTATACCCACGGCACTTAATAACCAGGCATTGTACATTGCAGTAGGTATCATTGGTGCTACTGTTATGCCACACAACTTATACCTGCATTCAGCCTTGGTGCAAACAAGAAAGATAGGTGATGATAAAGCCAGCATACGGCGTGCATTGAAGTTTAATTTTATCGACAGTACCATTGCACTCAACGCCGCTTTTTTTGTAAACGCAGCCATTCTTATTCTGGCAGCTTCTGTCTTTTTCAAAACAGGTAATACAGAAGTTGCAAAAATTGAAGATGCATACACGTTATTATCTCCCTTACTTGGAACAAAACTGGCACCGATTCTGTTTGCTGTAGCATTAATTGCTGCCGGGCAAAGCAGCACCATCACCGGCACATTGGCGGGGCAAATTGTAATGGAAGGTTACCTGCATATCCGTATCAATCCTTTGTTGCGCAGGTTGCTTACACGTTTAATTGCCATCATACCTGCAGTGGCAGTTATTCTTATTTATGGTGAAGAAAAAGTAGATGCGCTGCTGGTGTTCAGCCAGGTGGTATTGAGTTTGCAGTTAGGCTTTGCCGTTATACCGCTGATTCATTTTGTGAGTGATAAACAAACCATGGGTGAGTTTGCCATTAAACTATGGGTAAAAATTGCTGCCTGGTGTATTGCAGCCATTCTTGTGTTCCTGAATGTGCGTTTGGTAGTGCAGGAAATTTCAGCAGTTTATAATGAGCCCGGCATAGGTTTCTGGAAAATAGCAATCCCAGTTATCGCATTAGGTTTTGTTTGGTTGTTTCTCACCATGACCTTCCTTCCGCTTATTAAAAAACAAAAACGAAGAGATAGTGCAAAACTGCACAGCCCTGTTCCTTCACTCAATAATCTGAGTGTGCCTGAAGTAAACCGAATTGCAGTTGCACTTGATTTTTCTGAGAACGATGAAAAACTCATTGCCTATGCATTACACCAGGGAAGAAAAGATGCGCAATATTTTTTAGTACATGTGGTAGAAACGGCACCTGCCCGTTTGCTGGGTGAAGCAACAGATGATGAAGAGACCCGTAATGATCGCCAGCGTCTTGAATTATATGCAAACACATTGCAGCAGCAAGGATACAGCGTTACTGCTTCGTTAGGTTACAACAAACGCACCAGCGAAATTGTGCGACTGGTGAAAGAAAATAAAGCGGATCTGTTGATCATGGGTGCACACAGGCATAAAGGATTAAAAGATTATGTATTTGGAGAAACAATTGAAGCAGTAAGACATGAACTGGAGATACCCGTTTTAATTGTAAATGTGTAA
- a CDS encoding metal-dependent transcriptional regulator, which produces MNFSTAEENYIKAIWRLQQSDANVTTNELAAELQTKPASVTDMLKRLSEKKLLHYAPYYGVTLTPEGKKLALNIIRKHRLWEFFLVEKLHFNWDAVHDIAEELEHVSSPELIERLDAFLGYPKADPHGDPIPDSKGRMTSTNNISLQQLAESQPAVVTGVGDQSSSLLELLRQKNIGIGTKLEIKQRHAFDGSVEIKIRNQPVINLSEQLAKNIFVQLQ; this is translated from the coding sequence ATGAATTTTTCGACAGCCGAGGAAAACTATATCAAAGCCATCTGGCGTCTGCAACAATCTGATGCCAATGTAACCACCAATGAACTGGCAGCAGAACTGCAAACAAAACCGGCTTCCGTAACTGATATGCTGAAACGCCTGAGTGAAAAGAAACTGCTGCACTACGCACCTTATTATGGTGTTACACTTACACCCGAAGGGAAAAAGCTTGCGCTCAACATCATCCGTAAACACAGGCTTTGGGAATTTTTTCTGGTTGAAAAACTTCATTTCAACTGGGATGCCGTGCATGATATTGCCGAAGAACTGGAGCATGTAAGCAGTCCTGAGTTGATTGAACGACTCGATGCGTTTCTTGGTTACCCAAAGGCCGATCCGCATGGCGATCCCATCCCCGACAGTAAAGGCCGCATGACCAGCACTAATAATATCAGCCTGCAACAATTAGCTGAATCACAACCGGCAGTTGTAACAGGTGTGGGCGATCAAAGCAGCAGCTTACTGGAATTACTTCGTCAAAAAAATATCGGCATCGGCACCAAACTCGAAATAAAACAACGCCATGCATTTGATGGCTCCGTAGAAATAAAAATCAGGAATCAACCGGTCATTAATTTAAGTGAACAACTGGCAAAAAACATTTTTGTACAGCTGCAATAA
- a CDS encoding endonuclease domain-containing protein has protein sequence MKRTIIPYTPQALEYAKHLRQNMTYTEVKLWMELRNGSMMGYDFDRQKPMLNYIVDFFCKDLMLAIEVDGITHEDEKVLLKDPIRQDEIEMYGVSFLRFNALDIVHDIKNVVRTLENWIFEFEERNGVNEMVKQKRFFLENPKNRKRDNPPQPLPGGDNPAVE, from the coding sequence ATGAAACGTACAATTATTCCATACACGCCACAAGCATTAGAGTATGCAAAGCACCTCCGGCAAAACATGACGTACACGGAAGTGAAATTGTGGATGGAATTAAGAAACGGAAGTATGATGGGTTATGATTTTGACAGACAAAAACCCATGCTGAATTATATTGTTGACTTTTTTTGTAAAGACTTAATGCTGGCGATTGAAGTGGATGGAATAACTCATGAAGATGAAAAAGTATTATTGAAAGATCCGATACGCCAGGATGAAATAGAAATGTATGGAGTTTCATTTCTTCGGTTTAATGCATTGGATATTGTTCATGACATTAAAAACGTAGTTAGAACTCTTGAGAATTGGATCTTTGAGTTTGAAGAAAGGAATGGGGTTAATGAAATGGTTAAACAGAAACGATTTTTTTTGGAGAATCCTAAAAACAGAAAGCGTGATAACCCACCCCAACCCCTCCCGGGAGGGGATAACCCGGCGGTTGAATGA
- a CDS encoding RidA family protein, whose amino-acid sequence MQHRQLISSGSPWEDVVGYSRAVRVGNVVEVAGTTAMDGDKLVGLGSVYLQTKYIFQKIEKALTEAGASLKDVVRTRMFITDISKWEEAGKAHGEVFAAIKPASTMVEVSALIDERLLIEIEVTAVIPTV is encoded by the coding sequence ATGCAGCATCGTCAGTTGATCAGTTCCGGTTCTCCCTGGGAAGATGTGGTGGGTTATTCGAGAGCAGTGCGTGTGGGTAATGTAGTGGAAGTAGCAGGCACAACCGCCATGGATGGAGATAAGTTGGTAGGCCTGGGAAGTGTTTACCTCCAAACGAAATACATTTTTCAAAAAATAGAAAAAGCATTGACTGAAGCCGGTGCTTCGCTCAAAGACGTGGTGCGCACCCGCATGTTTATTACCGATATTTCCAAGTGGGAAGAAGCGGGCAAAGCACATGGTGAAGTGTTTGCAGCCATAAAACCGGCTTCTACGATGGTAGAAGTGTCTGCTTTGATCGATGAACGCCTGCTGATTGAAATAGAAGTAACCGCCGTGATACCAACCGTTTGA